The nucleotide window CACCCCAGTCCCATCTGAATTACACCAGTTATTCACATCTCAAGAAGAAATTGGCAGGATTTTCAGGGAAAATATCCGCGCATACAACACAAACTTCTCCTTCACCTCGATGGGTGTCTCATTAGACGAGATAATGGCTAACATGAGAGATGGCGTTTACACGTTCCGAGCACACAAGGGAATATACCACAAAATTGACCAGTTAGTACCACAGGATGTTAAACCCAGTTACTTACAGTTGTACTTTTATGACCCAGATAACGAGATAGACGATCGACTCCTATGGCCAAATTTGGATCGCACTATCACTGAGATCCTCACACATGTTCTTTCCGCCAACCCATATGTCATGATCTTTCAAAGTCTCGCAGAACTAGGGCCCTTAGACAATTACAGGGTCACCTTAAATGCATCAGTTGAACTTGACCAACGTGTCTACAACTGCCCAACCACATCCGAGGTAGCTGGTATTTGGGTAGAAGGTAACAATGATATCACCTCATACAAAAGAAGCATCATCATCTACGGGAGGTCTGCATAGTCGCAGACTATTCAGCCGTACTTCAGTTGCTACGATCCCCTCTCATATCCTCTATTTTTCCAAATGGTGAGGCGGGATGGCATAGTGGAATTCCACGCAACGGAGTCGAAGCCAACACTCCACATAACGATCACAAAACCAATGACGATGACACAGAAGGTACAAATACATCCCCACCCTACTTACACACACGCATACACATTAAGAACTACAATACATGTACTATCTTATAATGTTTACTaacttgttgatttctaaaatttcttaGAGGCACCAACACGCGGCAATAGAAAAACCGTTAGTATGCGAGAGTACTACTGCTACAATTTTCAAACCCACCCAACACAAAATATTCTTCTCCATGGTGGCAGATTGCTACAACAGTTTGTGGTTGACACATACATCAAACTGGAGACGGCACGCTTGCAATTTTGCCAACACAACCAATCTAAAATAAGGGCAGATTTGTATCAAGGCATTGTTGACTGCATCAATGCGGGGGATGCTCAACCAAATAGAATAGGAAGACGAATCGTGCTTCCTGCATCTTTAATCGGTGGGCCCCGTGACATGTGATGCCAGTTCCTAGACGCAATGGCATTAGTGCAGGACAACGGCAAACCGGATTTCTTCCTAACAATGAGATGCACCCAAACTGGCCAGAGATATGCACCAACTTATACCCTGGACAGGCTGCACAGGACCGACCGGATCTTGTTTCGCGAGTTTTCCAGGCTAAATTAGAGGCACTCAAAGAGCAACTCTTAAAAATGCATGTCCTCGGCGAGGTGAAGTCTTATGTCTACGCCATCTAGTTCCAAAACCGTGGTTTGCCACATGCCCATTTCCTTCTCATAATGTACCCACAGCACAAAGTCAGTAACCCCGACTAGTACGATCAATTTGTTTCAGCCGAAATCCCTTGCGTAGAAAGGTTTCCCCAATTGCACGCAGTTTTCGTAAAACACATGATTCATGGACCCTGCGGCCCTCTACGAAAAAACAGTCCCTGCATGCAAGGAGATCCCAAAATATGTCGCTTCCCTTATCCAAGACAATTCAACGAACAAATGAGACAAGGAGAAGACGCATATCCATTGTACCGCCGACGCAACAACGGGATTAGGGTGGATGTTCTTGGGAAAACACTTGACAATAGATGGGTTGTCCCATATAACCCAACCCTGTTGATGTTATTCAATTGCCACATAAATATCAAGATATGCTCCAGTATAAAATCAGTGAAATATCtctttaaatatatttataaaggtCATGACAAACAAGTCATCCAAGTAGAACCAGATGCCGAGAACATTATCATCGGTGAAATCAGACGGTACCAAGACGTGCGCTATGTTTCACCCCCCGAGGCAATGTGGCGGATTTTTTTCATTTAGCCTCTCTCTGATCTACCCCGTTGTTTTAACATTAGCGCTACACCTCCCACAAAACCACATGGTGACATTTACTGAGCATTCTAACATGTCAGAAATTGTAGATAGGGAAAGGGGTGAAAAAACCATGCTCACTACATTTTTCGAGAAAAATAGGCTCGACCCAGCAGCAAGGGACCATTTGTACAAAGATTTCCCAAAACACTACACATGGAGTAAAAGTTCGTGTTGTTGGAACCATAGAATTCACAAAGGTCGAAAAGGTCGTATCGTTACCGCAAACCCGGCAGAAGGGGAACGATACTACATACGCCTCCTCCTGACAAATATCAGAGGGCCTACTTCCTTTGTACATATTCACACGGTCAATGATGTTGTACATCCTACATTTCGCAAAACTGCACAGCAAGTAGGACTAATTGAAAACGACGACATCTTATCGCAATGCCTGGAAGAGGCGGCTATATTTTAGTTCCCCGATGCACTTCGCAGGTTGTTTGCAACCATATTGATATTCTGTGAACCTGGCGATGTTCGAAAGCTATGGACCGACCATTTTGATGCCCTTTCAGAAGATCATCGCCTACATTCTCAAAACATCAAACACATCAACAATCTGGTCCTAGCTGAAATCGAAACCAACCTACAATCAATGGGTAAAACTTTGAATGACTCGACCTCCCACGCATATCACAACAACATCACAGCCAAAACGTAACACGCCGTGATATACAAGAGGAGTACAATATAGTTGTTGACCCCGTCCACTTAGATGCGAAGCACTCCCTTAACTGCGACCAAAAAAAGGCCTTCGATGAAATCATGAGACATGTCAATCACGTTCTACTAGGCGTCTTCTTCATAGATGGCCCAGGTGGAACAAGGAAAACATTCCTATACAAAGCATTACTCGCAAAAGTTCGATCACATGGCCACATTGCACTCGCGACTGCTTCTTCAGGCGCTGCAGCAAACAACATGCCAGGTGGGAGAACAACACACTCAAGATTCAAGATCCTAACTAAACTAGACAACAACTCGATGTGCGGCATAGTAAAACAAGGTGCACGTGCACAACTTATCAGGTTAGCAAAACTAATCATCTGGGATGAAGCATTTATGGCGACACGACAGTCTATTGTAGCCATTGACAGGACCTTCCAAGACATAACAGGCGTTAACCTCCCATTCGGAGGAAAGATAATGGTAATGGGAGGTGATTTTAGGCAAGTCCTACCAGTAATTAGAGGAGGCAAACGAGCGCAAATCGTAGACACCAGCCTATGCATGTCACCTCTTTGGTCCTTAACTAAGAAAATATGCCTCTCCATAAACATGAGAGCGCATACTGATTCGTGGTTCTCGGAATTCCTTTTACGAGTCGGCAATGGAATTGAGGAGACCATAGATGGAAACCAAATCCGCATCCCCGACGACATGACAATCCCATTCACCACAAAGGAAAATACCATCAAACAACTCATTCAAGCCATTTTCCCCTCCCTCAACGCAAATGCCTAGTCCCCCGATTACATAACCTCTAGAGCCATTTTAACAACGAGAAATGAGAGTGTCAACGAGATTAACAACCACTTATTGACATTTTCCAAGGAAAGGACAGACACTACTATAGTTTCGATAAGGTTGATGATGACCAACACCATTTGTACCCGATTGAGTTCCTAAACTCACTAACAGTAAGTGGCATCCCCCCACACAAACTACGCCTAAAAATTGGATGCCCAATTATATTGTTACGAAACATCGACCCGTCAAATGGCCTATGCAATGGCACCAGACTAATATGTAAATGGTTCGAGCGAAGTGTTATTGATGCGGAAATAGCGGTTGGAGAACATAAGGGCAAACGAGTCTTCCTACCAAGAGTACCCCTCACTCCCTTTGAAGACGATATGTTTCCATTCAAACTAAAAAGAAAACAGATCCCAATCCGGCTTAGCTTCTCCATGACGATAAATAAAGCGCAAGGGCAAACCATTCCCCACATCGGTGTTTACCTCCCCGAACCTGTATTCTCACATGGCCAACTTTATGTGGTGTTGTCAAGATGCACAACAAGGCAGAACACAAAGGTATTAGTGCATCCAACCAAAAGCCATAACAAAAACAGGGTTTTCACCTCAAATGTCGTGTACCAAGAGGTTTTACGCGACTAAAAACAAAGGTACATCACTTCAACCTAGCATATACCACCATTTGCTACTTATTTGATTTTATTTCCGCAACATAAAAACATTCTTCATTTATTGCAAACCATACAATACTAACCTCATGTCCCATATACTACAAATCTTGCAGTTCACCAATGGAGGAGACAACATGTATACCAAAATATACCTTAGCTACTAATTCAACATCCAAGCTACATTTCCTCCGGTGTATTTACAAGCAAACGCTTTTCCTTTTGGTAATAAATATAGCATTGTTACTTTTCAGCACGCTACATTTGTTTTCTGGAGCACTATTAGAATGCACACATAGAAGGGAAGAAACTAAGAATAATCCAAATTGTTCAAATCACTCAAATTAACAAATCATATGCGCAGTGTCTACAATACGTATCAACAAAAATTATGATCCTGCCGCGTAGCGCGGGTTTCCCGCTAGTAAAATGTAAAAACTGAAAGAAGAAAAGATAACGAAGCGAGAAGATTTATTATTGGAGGCCGATgcgttgggctttggaagtggcGGAGACGGAGGGATTGTTGAAGTGGTGGAGGAGAGAGGTGGCGCCGGTGGGATTGAAGGCGGCGGAGGTGGTGGTGCGTTCACATGCTTCTTCGATTTCTTCTTTGTCTTCGATTTGGCTGGTTTGCCTCCACAGTATCGTCGTTTGAATTTTTGGGGTTAGAAGTAGCTGGTACGATCGTGTTGCAATATTATGTTTAGGGTGGGGTGAGTAATGGATCTCACATGAAGATTTGGGAATATGAATAGGGTGAGGTGAGTGGTGGGTCCCACATGGagttttaaatattaattatatttcttttaattttttggttatttatttaacaggaagggtatttaggtaatttcacacccacttaacaatGAAAAATAACTAAGTTAGGGATAAAGGACATAATGTGTAGGGGTTTGCAAAAATTGAGTacgttttttgtactttttgaagataaaggacacactTTGCAATCTAATGTAAACATAAagaacgatttttgtaatttactctaatatacGTGTCacaacattatatatatatatatatatatatatatatatatatatatttatattgaaATTAATAGAAGAAAACATTGACTGTAATGAAATATACGTGTCACATTTTATATTGAAATAAATAGAAGAAATATTTCTTGATTagtttaattaataataataataacgatATGTAAGTTCCTTCTAGAAAAAAATATCACATTAATAATGTACAATGTTATTTATCATTTTATCTATTAATAATGTACAAtattatttagagtaaattaaaAAATCGTCCTTATGTATGCTACTTATTGCAAATTGtgtcttttgtttttaataagtACAAAAaccgtactcgatgtttgcaaactcttgcaaATTATGTCCTTTAACCATAACTCAGTTAGTTTTATGGTTAAatatgaccaaatggaccccacatgagggtgttttggtcatttaccctaaatattaaaataaataatcaaaaaattatatatatagatatatttaTAAATACCTATACATACACTCACATAAACACCTCTCTCTTTTTCTCTCACAACACACACACcagctctctctctccctctctctctctctctctctctctctctctctctctaattgCCGGACCACCACCTCCATACACCTCACCAGACCCTTCCTTCACCGGTTCCCAGATTTGTCTAACCCACATCTGCCGGTTATCACCTCCACCGTTTTATTTTGCCTTCACCCGCATGATATTTAGGGTAAGATGATGCTCTGATTTGGGGGATATAAAGCCTAGACATGGTGGAATACCAACGGTGTGTCAGCAAAATGGAAATCCAAATAGATGAAGATCAATCGGAAGTTAGCGAAGTTGTTGGAACCCTAAACAGGTCTCGATTCGTTCATTGTCGACCCGTGTTTCTTTAATGTTTGGCTTTAGATAATAGCCGTGAAACAATCAGAGCGTTTGCTGGGTAGTAACAACAAAGACATCATGTAATTGTTGTTACCCTAATTAACCTTTTGAATCGTCTTTCGTTTATATTAGGTATTGGTTTTTAGATGATTATGAACTGTAATAATCGAGTTAACTCCCTTTCAATGATTGATGTGCAGGAGATTAGGAGAGAGGGAGGATGGATCATGAAGTACATGGTTTGTTTCTTCAATGTGAAAATTTGCAGTCAGACTCGCTGCGACATAGTGTTCAAAAGGTTCATAATTCTCATTTTGTTTCGATCCTCAGATCCTTTTGTTTCCCTCTGTCTTATACTTTGACCATTTGACCGGCGCAACATGGGCCAACCCATACCCACACGAAATTAGGGGGAACGGTTACCGGAGGTGGTGAAGACTCATCGAAAGAGAGTACGGACAGGGTGGCAGGTGGATGGTGGGGTGTGGTTGCAGGTAGGGTATGGTGGCAGGTGGGTGTTGGAGATGATTATTTATTTTGATATTTATTTaaggtaaaatgactaaagtATCCCTGTGTGGGGTCTAATTGGTCAGACTTAACTATGAAAATTAATTGAGTTAGGGTCAAAGGACATGATGTGCAatggtttgcaaacatcgagtacggtTTTTGTACTTATTAAAGACAAAAGACACAGTTTAACATACATAAAGTACGATTCTTGTAATTTACTCCGTATATTTCTCAATGTTTTAGATGCTTTAGAATTCTATTTGTGAAGCATTGTGATATTGGTTATGATGTTTGGCGATAATGTTAACTAGTTTTAAtgttttatattaaatttttattatatatattctaAAATGTTTAGAttgttttttttaacgacaaaatTCTTTTAATATTTGTTGTTAAACTTAAAATTTTCCTCTTTCAAATTTAAGTATTTTTAAAGGTTTTGTCTTTGCTAATAAACCACTAATTAAAAAGTTTAGATTGTTATTTATTGAATATGAGATGTTACATACTATCTCTTTAATCAGAGATCACTAAGATAGTTGATTTCTCTTTAGAGTAaattaaaaaatcataaaaaacaaGATTAAACTAGGATTACACTTATACTTTTTAGAAAGCACAAAATAATTATTCTTTTTTTACAATAACTTTGTAATCCATTCATTTTGCATTTACAATACTTATATCCTTCCAAATTAATTATCATCATATAATATATATAGCAATTTTATAGCTAAATTCACCCTTCCTTTCTTTTGTGTAAAGGAAAAGTATAATTCCCTTTAAAAATACGTATCACACCACCTTTATTTCACATCTCAAAATCATAACAAAATTCAatgacaaaataaaaaaaaaggaaaaataaattttaataatcccaactattgtCCGTTGGCCGGTAACGGTCTCAACTTTAAAAATTTCCACTGGCGGTACCATCTTTTCACATATTGGCCTTCAACGGATCCTGACTAATAGAACCCTAACGCTGTTAGTatccggtcgccggaaaaacgtttttgatCGGAAAAAGAttcctaaaggtccgatctatGGTTACAAACAGGTTTGGGATGAAAACTTTGAGTTATCCGGCTAAAAAGTTGAGTTTTTCGGCGAAAAAAAGGTTTTTCCGGCGACCTTAATAATTGAAGTTTTTTACTAGAAAATGTTCCTAAAGGTGCGTAATAAAGTTATAAAGAGGTTTGAGACGAAAAGGTTGAGTTTTCCGGTCAAAATGGAGTTTTCCGgcaaaaaacgtttttccggaGACTAACGGCATTAGCGTTCTGTTACTCAGGGTCCATTGAAGGCCAATATGTGAAAAGACTGGACCACCAGTGAGAATTTTTGAAATTGAGACGTTGCCGACCAATGGACAGTAGTTGGGTTATTAAAatctattattaaaaaaaaaaacaaacaaacaaacttcaATTCA belongs to Helianthus annuus cultivar XRQ/B chromosome 5, HanXRQr2.0-SUNRISE, whole genome shotgun sequence and includes:
- the LOC110943187 gene encoding ATP-dependent DNA helicase PIF1-like encodes the protein MRHVNHVLLGVFFIDGPGGTRKTFLYKALLAKVRSHGHIALATASSGAAANNMPGGRTTHSRFKILTKLDNNSMCGIVKQGARAQLIRLAKLIIWDEAFMATRQSIVAIDRTFQDITGVNLPFGGKIMVMGGDFRQVLPVIRGGKRAQIVDTSLCMSPLWSLTKKICLSINMRAHTDSWFSEFLLRVGNGIEETIDGNQIRIPDDMTIPFTTKENTIKQLIQAIFPSLNANA